TACTGCAGGCTGTTTGGCGATGGTGTCGCGTACGCGCTCCCAGTCCGTGTAGCCGCCGACGAACTCGCGCCAGTGCCCCTCGCCCTCGGCCACGATCACTTGCGTCACCACGTTGTCGAGGAAGGTGCGGTCGTGACTGACCAGGAACACGGTGCCGGTATATTCTTCCAACAATTCTTCCAGCAATTCCAGCGTATCGATATCGAGATCGTTGGTGGGCTCATCGAGCACCAGGCAGTTGGCCGGCTTGGCAAACAGGCGCGCCAGCAGCAAACGGTTGCGCTCGCCACCGGACAGGGTCTTGACCGGCGACCGCGCACGCTCGGGCGAGAACAGGAAATCGTTCAGGTAGCTCATCGAGTGCTTGCGCTGGCCATTGACTTCCACCCAATCGCTGCCAGGCGAGATGGTTTCGATCAGGCTCGCCTCTTCGTTGAGCTGGGTGCGCATCTGGTCGAAGTATGCCACTTGCAGCTTGGTGCCCAGCTTGGCGGAGCCGCTGTCGGGCGCCAGCTCGCCCAAGATCATCTTGAGCAAGGTGGTCTTGCCGGCGCCGTTGGCGCCGATCAAGCCGACTTTGTCGCCGCGCAGGATAGTGCCGGTGAAGTTTTCGACGATCACGCGGTCGCCGAAACGCTTGCTGACGTTTTCCAGCTCGGCCACGATCTTGCCAGAGCGCTCGCTCGACCCCACTTCCAGCTTGACCTGGCCCTGCTGATCGCGGCGGGCGCTACGCTGCAGGCGCAACGCTTCGAGACGGCGCACACGGCCTTCGTCGCGCACGCGGCGCGCCTTGACGCCCTTGCGGATCCAGACCTCTTCCTGGGCCAGGAATTTGTCAAATTTGGCGTTTTCAACCTCTTCGTTTTCCAGCTGCTCGGCCTTGCGGGTCTGGTACGTGGTGAAGTTGCCCGGGTAAGACAGCAGACGTCCACGGTCAAGTTCGATAATCCGGGTGGAGACATTGTCGAGGAACGAGCGGTCGTGGGTAATAAACAACACGCTGCCACGGAAGTCGCGCAGCAGGCCTTCCAGCCAGACAATGGAACTGAAATCGAGGTGGTTGGTCGGTTCGTCGAGCAGCAGCACGTCGGGAGCCGAGACCAAAGCGCGCGCCAGCGCCACCCGCTTTTGCATCCCGCCCGAGAGCGTCTTCATCAGCATGTCGCCGGTCAGGTTCAGTTTGTCGAGCACGGTTTCCACCTTGTTCGACAGGCTCCACGCATCGGCAGCATCAAGCTTGACCTGGATGTCATGCATGCGCTCCATGACGGCGTCGTCATTGCCTTGGCCGAACTGCCCGGTCAGCGCATCGTATTCCTTGAGCAAGCCCGGCAGCTCACCCATGCCGGACGCCACGGCGTCGTGCACGGTCATTTCCGGATCGAACACCGGCTCCTGCTCGACGTAGGCGATCTGCAAGTTTTGTTGCATCACGAGCAGACCATCGTCGAGCTTGAAACGGCCCGAGATAATTTTGAGCAAGGACGATTTGCCGGTGCCGTTACGGCCGATCAGGCCGACCCGTTCACCGGTTTCCAGCGAAAACTCGGCATGGTCGAGCAAGGCCACGTGGCCAAAAGCCAGTTGGGCCGAAGAGAGAGAGATGACTGCCATAGGAAATAAAAAAATGCGCGATGCGCCAGGCGCCGCGTCGTGGTGATGAGAGAAGCCTGCATTGTACCGATAGTCCGATCATCGGTGCCAGATAACGATCACGGGGCGGGGAATGGTGCACCTGGTGCGCGGTCGGCATGCTGCAGGCCGCCGCGCCGGGATAAAAACGGGTTCAGCGATACTTGAAGCACATGCGCAGAAACACCATGATGTCCCAGGTGTAGCGGCGCAGCAGGCGGCGCGGCTCCAGGCTCAGGCGGAACAACCACTCGAGCCGCAGGCGCTGCATGATGCGTGGCGCGCGTGGCTTGTCGCCGGCCCAGAAATCGAACAGCGCGCCCACACCCATCAGGATGCCAGCTTTCAATGCGCTGCGATGGGCGAGAATCCAGCGTTCCTGGATCGGATTGCCCATCGCCACCAGCACCACCTCGGCGCCGCTGGCGTAGATGCGCTGGTCGATATCGCCCGCCGTGCGCAGGCCGTCATAGCCGTCGCAACTGCCCACCACCTGCTGGCCTAGCCTTTGCTCGACATGGACCACGGCGCGCGCCAGGATCTCCGGCTTGCCGCCCACCATGAACACTTTAAGCGGACGCGGACTGCGGCCAAACAGTAGCGGTGTGAAGTCAGTACCGTTGAGGTTGTCTGCAAAGCGCTTGCCGTGCAACAGCTTGGCCGCGATGTCGAGGCCGATGCCGTCGTTGACCAGCAACACGCC
This is a stretch of genomic DNA from Duganella zoogloeoides. It encodes these proteins:
- a CDS encoding ATP-binding cassette domain-containing protein; this translates as MAVISLSSAQLAFGHVALLDHAEFSLETGERVGLIGRNGTGKSSLLKIISGRFKLDDGLLVMQQNLQIAYVEQEPVFDPEMTVHDAVASGMGELPGLLKEYDALTGQFGQGNDDAVMERMHDIQVKLDAADAWSLSNKVETVLDKLNLTGDMLMKTLSGGMQKRVALARALVSAPDVLLLDEPTNHLDFSSIVWLEGLLRDFRGSVLFITHDRSFLDNVSTRIIELDRGRLLSYPGNFTTYQTRKAEQLENEEVENAKFDKFLAQEEVWIRKGVKARRVRDEGRVRRLEALRLQRSARRDQQGQVKLEVGSSERSGKIVAELENVSKRFGDRVIVENFTGTILRGDKVGLIGANGAGKTTLLKMILGELAPDSGSAKLGTKLQVAYFDQMRTQLNEEASLIETISPGSDWVEVNGQRKHSMSYLNDFLFSPERARSPVKTLSGGERNRLLLARLFAKPANCLVLDEPTNDLDIDTLELLEELLEEYTGTVFLVSHDRTFLDNVVTQVIVAEGEGHWREFVGGYTDWERVRDTIAKQPAVRPAVTKAEAPAAAAAVASSAGKVKKLSFKEQRELDELPKLIAALEDEQTALNLQLSDADFYKKNASEAKRVNARVAEIEEELLAALEKWEQIEARQRG
- a CDS encoding WecB/TagA/CpsF family glycosyltransferase — translated: MNARADILSISQFPVLSTTADALAARLLERLARGEQTALFFANTNLVVKCRFLLDHVNDPGVLLVNDGIGLDIAAKLLHGKRFADNLNGTDFTPLLFGRSPRPLKVFMVGGKPEILARAVVHVEQRLGQQVVGSCDGYDGLRTAGDIDQRIYASGAEVVLVAMGNPIQERWILAHRSALKAGILMGVGALFDFWAGDKPRAPRIMQRLRLEWLFRLSLEPRRLLRRYTWDIMVFLRMCFKYR